A window from Branchiostoma lanceolatum isolate klBraLanc5 chromosome 9, klBraLanc5.hap2, whole genome shotgun sequence encodes these proteins:
- the LOC136441964 gene encoding sortilin-related receptor-like, which yields MATGLLLFVCLLSIDRASPQIFGTGDECLEPDFFRCEASGLCLTSMFKCDGVVICPDGSDENDCQSKECPSPDYLKCEGSGACIPPEWQCDSHNHCPDSSDEEDCWSKECFSPDDFRCDSSGACVWSGWQCDGHNDCEDGSDEEDCWSEECFSPDDFRCESSGTCVPLLTQCDGQNNCPDGSDEENCWSRECPEPDDFRCEISGLCIPLMSQCDGNVNCPNGTDEEDCWSKECETPDDFRCESNGACIPLASQCDGEDNCADGSDEKDCWSKECPSSDDFRCESNGTCIPPERHCDGFIDCPDDTDEKDCLTEECHTPGYFKCKNDGVCVHPSRQCDGKDYCEDGSDEEDCRNKECHNPNFFKCEGSGTCFSPLSQCDGHDFCPDGTDERDCWGKQCPEPDYFKCEPRGPCIRVTERCDGVVDCHDGYEESSCVCTSVEFRCEHSSRCVASSAVCNGILDCDDASDEQLCQSCVEKGLWQCDSGKCINNASVCDGDKDCPSGADEENCHAPCNGLQLLCDGRCLPKYRACDGLEDCLNGEDEMNCTDRVYG from the exons ATGGCGACCGGCTTGCTTCTATTTGTATGCCTGCTCTCCATCGACCGTGCCTCTCCTCAGATTTTCGGCACAGGCGACGAATGTCTCGAGCCCGACTTCTTCAGATGTGAAGCAAGCGGACTCTGTCTCACTTCAATGTTCAAATGTGACGGCGTGGTTATATGCCCAGACGGTTCTGATGAGAACGATTGTCAGAGCAAGGAGTGTCCTTCACCCGACTATCTCAAGTGTGAAGGTAGCGGAGCCTGTATTCCGCCAGAATGGCAATGTGACAGTCATAACCATTGTCCAGACAGTTCAGATGAAGAAGATTGCTGGAGCAAAGAGTGTTTCTCACCCGACGACTTCAGGTGTGACAGTAGTGGTGCCTGTGTTTGGTCAGGATGGCAATGTGACGGTCACAACGATTGTGAGGACGGTTCAGACGAAGAGGATTGCTGGAGCGAAGAGTGTTTCTCACCCGACGATTTCAGGTGTGAAAGTAGCGGAACCTGTGTTCCTCTATTGACTCAATGTGACGGTCAGAACAATTGCCCAGACGGTTCAGACGAAGAGAATTGCTGGAGCAGAGAGTGTCCCGAGCCAGACGATTTCAGGTGTGAAATTAGCGGACTGTGTATCCCTCTAATGTCACAATGTGACGGTAATGTCAATTGCCCAAACGGTACGGACGAAGAAGATTGTTGGAGCAAAGAATGCGAGACACCCGACGATTTCAGGTGTGAAAGTAACGGAGCCTGTATCCCTCTCGCCTCTCAATGTGACGGTGAAGACAACTGTGCAGACGGTTCGGACGAGAAAGATTGCTGGAGTAAAGAGTGCCCTTCATCCGACGATTTCAGGTGTGAAAGTAACGGGACCTGTATCCCTCCAGAGCGGCATTGTGACGGTTTCATCGATTGTCCGGACGATACGGATGAGAAGGATTGCTTGACCGAAGAGTGTCACACACCCGGCTATTTCAAGTGTAAAAATGACGGCGTTTGTGTTCACCCATCTCGACAATGTGACGGGAAAGATTACTGTGAAGACGGCTCCGATGAGGAAGATTGCAGGAACAAAGAGTGTCACAACCCGAACTTTTTTAAGTGTGAAGGAAGTGGAACTTGTTTCTCTCCATTGTCTCAGTGCGACGGTCACGATTTCTGTCCAGACGGCACGGATGAGCGGGATTGCTGGGGAAAACAGTGTCCTGAGCCCGACTATTTCAAGTGTGAACCCCGTGGTCCATGCATCCGTGTCACGGAGCGCTGCGATGGCGTCGTTGACTGTCACGACGGATATGAAGAGAGTAGCTGCG TGTGTACCAGTGTCGAGTTCCGGTGTGAACACAGTAGCAGATGTGTGGCATCATCTGCAGTGTGCAATGGCATCCTCGACTGTGACGACGCATCGGACGAGCAACTCTGCC AGTCCTGTGTAGAGAAGGGGCTGTGGCAGTGTGACAGCGGCAAATGCATCAATAACGCCTCGGTGTGCGACGGAGACAAGGACTGCCCTTCTGGGGCAGACGAGGAAAACTGCCACG CTCCCTGCAACGGTCTCCAGTTGTTGTGTGACGGGAGGTGTCTACCGAAATACCGCGCCTGTGACGGGCTGGAGGACTGTTTGAACGGGGAAGACGAGATGAACTGTACAGATAGAG TTTATGGGTAG